The following are encoded together in the Xanthomonas sacchari genome:
- a CDS encoding methyl-accepting chemotaxis protein, producing MPSPSAVPRFTTASWLRSRSTLLALFHALLLLALAGYALHVGRTVGATGSALPRLLPALLIAVAVAVALAWLGRRSAPRALEQATQALQALGEGRFAQRVELELAGDASEVALLRALQNAQQALAARQAQTEAELQHGRFVIQALDDLDTMVRIADDDGRVHFANRKLLQMLKTIEPDVQRFRPEFRAEQFVGGSIGDIYPDSQAAIDRMRALTGSKRVRAPFFGRQIDFVYSPIDGADGRRLGTIAQWEEVTAQVNAEQALATVIEAAAHGDFSQRIETAAMDGVLKSLAEGVNRIADGVESNLAQLAGALAALAEGDLTHRVDGQAQGVFARLREDTNRTVAKLTEIIVGIQDSAETIRRAASEIAAGNTDLSDRTEQQAASLEETASSMEELTSAVKQNADNAQQANGLVQNTGEVARSGGKVMDDVVTTMRAISTSSQRIGEIIGVIDGIAFQTNILALNAAVEAARAGEQGRGFAVVASEVRSLAQRSADAAKEIKELIEASTRTVGEGAELVNRAGATMHEIVGSVQRVTGLIGEISAASGEQSSGIEQVNRTVAQLDEVTQRNAALVEEATAAARSMEEQAGGLAAAVAVFRIDSGRAGGSDGKVVPFARGAG from the coding sequence ATGCCCTCGCCATCCGCCGTTCCCCGCTTCACCACAGCCTCGTGGCTGCGCTCCCGTTCGACGCTGCTTGCCCTTTTCCATGCGCTGCTCCTGCTGGCGCTGGCCGGCTATGCGCTGCACGTCGGCCGCACGGTCGGTGCAACCGGATCGGCGCTACCGCGCTTGCTGCCGGCCCTGCTGATCGCCGTGGCGGTGGCCGTGGCGCTGGCCTGGCTCGGCAGGCGCAGCGCACCGCGTGCCCTGGAGCAGGCTACGCAGGCGCTGCAGGCGCTGGGCGAAGGTCGCTTCGCGCAACGGGTGGAACTAGAACTGGCCGGCGACGCGTCCGAAGTCGCCCTGCTGCGCGCGCTGCAGAACGCACAACAGGCGCTGGCCGCACGCCAGGCGCAGACCGAAGCAGAGCTGCAGCATGGCCGCTTCGTGATCCAGGCGCTGGACGACCTGGACACCATGGTGCGCATCGCCGACGACGATGGCCGCGTGCATTTCGCCAACCGCAAGCTGCTGCAGATGTTGAAGACCATCGAACCGGACGTGCAGCGCTTCCGTCCGGAATTCCGCGCCGAGCAGTTCGTCGGCGGCAGCATCGGCGACATCTATCCCGACAGCCAGGCGGCGATCGACCGCATGCGCGCACTGACCGGCTCCAAGCGCGTGCGCGCGCCGTTCTTCGGCCGCCAGATCGATTTCGTGTACAGCCCGATCGACGGCGCCGACGGCCGCCGCCTGGGCACCATCGCGCAATGGGAAGAGGTGACCGCACAGGTCAACGCCGAACAAGCGCTGGCCACGGTGATCGAAGCCGCCGCGCACGGCGATTTCAGCCAGCGCATCGAGACCGCGGCGATGGACGGCGTCCTCAAGTCGCTGGCCGAGGGCGTCAACCGCATCGCCGATGGAGTGGAAAGCAACCTCGCGCAACTGGCCGGGGCGCTGGCGGCACTGGCCGAAGGCGACCTCACCCACCGCGTCGACGGCCAGGCGCAGGGCGTGTTCGCGCGGTTGCGCGAGGACACCAACCGCACCGTTGCCAAGCTCACCGAGATCATCGTCGGCATCCAGGACTCGGCCGAAACGATCCGCCGCGCCGCCTCGGAGATCGCCGCGGGCAACACCGACCTGTCCGACCGCACCGAGCAGCAGGCCGCGAGCCTGGAGGAAACCGCCAGCTCGATGGAAGAGTTGACCTCGGCGGTGAAGCAGAACGCCGACAACGCCCAGCAGGCCAACGGCCTGGTGCAGAACACCGGCGAGGTCGCCCGTTCCGGCGGCAAGGTGATGGACGACGTGGTGACGACGATGCGCGCGATCAGCACGTCTTCGCAGCGCATCGGCGAGATCATCGGGGTGATCGACGGCATCGCCTTCCAGACCAATATCCTGGCGCTCAACGCGGCGGTGGAAGCCGCGCGCGCCGGCGAACAGGGCCGTGGGTTCGCCGTGGTCGCCTCGGAAGTGCGCTCGCTGGCGCAGCGCTCGGCCGATGCGGCCAAGGAGATCAAGGAACTGATCGAGGCCTCCACACGCACCGTCGGCGAAGGCGCCGAACTGGTCAACCGCGCCGGCGCCACCATGCACGAGATCGTCGGTTCGGTGCAGCGGGTCACCGGCCTGATCGGCGAGATCAGCGCAGCCAGCGGCGAGCAGTCCAGCGGCATCGAACAGGTCAACCGCACCGTGGCGCAACTGGACGAGGTGACCCAGCGCAACGCCGCCCTGGTCGAGGAAGCCACCGCCGCCGCGCGCAGCATGGAGGAACAGGCCGGTGGGCTGGCTGCGGCGGTTGCGGTGTTCCGGATCGACAGCGGCCGCGCCGGCGGCAGCGACGGCAAGGTCGTGCCGTTCGCGCGCGGCGCCGGCTGA
- a CDS encoding thiol-disulfide oxidoreductase DCC family protein encodes MRRPEPPPGAAPAASEDTAIVVFDGVCALCSRWVRFLLRFDRRGRYRFAAMQSPRGSALLREHGLDPADPLSFLLLTRHGALTDSDAAIAVIAGLGGVWRSVALLRLLPRRWRDAGYRVLARNRHRWFGTTAQCFLPEPQQRARFLD; translated from the coding sequence TTGCGCCGGCCTGAGCCGCCACCGGGTGCGGCGCCTGCGGCGTCGGAAGACACGGCCATCGTCGTGTTCGATGGGGTATGCGCGCTGTGCAGCCGCTGGGTGCGGTTCCTGCTGCGCTTCGATCGCCGCGGCCGCTACCGCTTCGCGGCGATGCAGTCGCCGCGCGGCAGCGCGCTGTTGCGCGAGCATGGCCTGGATCCGGCCGATCCGCTGTCGTTCCTGCTGCTGACACGGCACGGTGCCTTGACCGATTCGGACGCGGCGATCGCGGTGATCGCCGGGCTTGGCGGCGTGTGGCGCAGCGTCGCGTTGCTGCGCCTGCTGCCGCGTCGCTGGCGCGATGCCGGCTACCGCGTGCTGGCGCGCAACCGCCATCGCTGGTTCGGCACGACTGCACAGTGTTTCCTGCCGGAACCGCAACAGCGCGCGCGCTTTCTGGACTGA
- a CDS encoding DUF4166 domain-containing protein, with translation MDRALTPPLFAQVLGPAFAQLPPVLRALHTPSSQSRYVGQAMVQRGRHPLLPLCAWLVRLPRTGPATPVEVVFRADARGERWERRFGTHAMPSGLWLHRGRLRERLGAVVFEFALRVDGAGIEWRAARAWAFGVLPLPRRWLAGVHCREDQRDGRYAFVIAVTLPWIGPFIRYEGWLAPA, from the coding sequence GTGGATCGCGCCCTGACGCCGCCGCTGTTCGCGCAGGTGCTGGGGCCGGCGTTCGCGCAATTGCCGCCGGTGCTGCGCGCGCTGCACACGCCCTCGTCGCAGTCGCGCTATGTCGGCCAGGCGATGGTGCAGCGCGGCCGCCACCCGCTGCTGCCGCTGTGCGCGTGGCTGGTGCGGTTGCCGCGCACCGGGCCGGCGACGCCGGTGGAGGTGGTGTTCCGCGCCGATGCCCGCGGCGAGCGCTGGGAACGCCGCTTCGGCACGCATGCCATGCCGTCCGGGCTATGGCTGCACCGCGGCCGGCTACGCGAGCGCCTGGGCGCGGTGGTCTTCGAATTCGCCTTGCGGGTCGACGGTGCCGGCATCGAATGGCGTGCTGCCCGCGCCTGGGCCTTCGGCGTGCTGCCGCTGCCGCGACGTTGGCTGGCCGGCGTGCACTGCCGCGAAGACCAGCGCGACGGCCGCTACGCGTTCGTGATTGCGGTGACGCTGCCGTGGATCGGCCCGTTCATCCGCTACGAGGGTTGGCTTGCGCCGGCCTGA
- the pgeF gene encoding peptidoglycan editing factor PgeF, which produces MSDFALSADWPAPPRVHALTTLRHGAGASLPPFDRFNLGNRSAADGDDPATVQRNRDELAARLALPTPPHWLRQVHGVQVLRFDAPPRGTGIDAEPTADAAVTAEPGVVLAILTADCLPVVFAARDGSEVGAAHAGWQGLAGGMLEATIAALRTAPAQLQAWLGPAAGPQHYEIGVEVREAFLRHDPAAAAAFVATRPGHWLVDLYALARQRLVAAGMDPEQIHGGGLCTIADAQRFYSYRRDRRSGRMATLAWIAP; this is translated from the coding sequence ATGAGCGACTTCGCATTGTCGGCCGACTGGCCAGCCCCGCCCCGCGTCCATGCCCTGACCACGCTGCGCCATGGCGCCGGCGCCTCGTTGCCGCCATTCGACCGCTTCAACCTGGGCAACCGCAGCGCCGCCGACGGCGACGACCCGGCCACGGTGCAGCGCAACCGCGATGAGTTGGCCGCGCGCCTGGCGCTGCCGACGCCGCCGCATTGGCTGCGGCAGGTGCACGGTGTGCAGGTGCTGCGCTTCGACGCGCCGCCCCGCGGGACCGGCATCGACGCCGAGCCGACCGCCGATGCCGCGGTCACCGCCGAGCCGGGGGTGGTGCTGGCGATCCTGACTGCCGACTGCCTGCCGGTGGTGTTCGCCGCCCGCGACGGCAGCGAGGTCGGCGCCGCGCATGCCGGCTGGCAGGGGCTGGCCGGCGGCATGCTCGAGGCCACCATCGCCGCGCTGCGCACGGCGCCAGCGCAATTGCAGGCCTGGCTGGGACCGGCGGCCGGACCGCAGCACTACGAGATCGGCGTCGAGGTGCGCGAGGCGTTCCTGCGCCACGATCCGGCCGCCGCGGCCGCGTTCGTCGCCACCCGGCCCGGTCATTGGTTGGTGGACCTGTACGCGCTGGCGCGGCAACGTCTGGTCGCGGCCGGCATGGACCCGGAGCAGATCCACGGTGGCGGGCTGTGCACCATCGCCGATGCGCAGCGCTTCTACTCCTATCGGCGCGACCGCCGTAGTGGACGCATGGCGACCCTGGCGTGGATCGCGCCCTGA
- the rluD gene encoding 23S rRNA pseudouridine(1911/1915/1917) synthase RluD, giving the protein MPHTPPDLPEDAVSDGPRQARVPDHAAGRRFDAVLAELFPEYSRSRLAEWIKSGDALLDGAPARPRDALRGGEIASLHAVLDTQTHALPEDIPLEVLYEDDQVIVLNKPAGLVVHPGAGNPSGTLVNALLYRDPGLSALPRAGIVHRLDKDTSGAMVVARTLQAHTSLVAQLSARDVHRQYLAVVVGALVSGGTANAPIDRHPRDRLRMAVREDGRDAVTHYRLRERFRAHTALECRLETGRTHQIRVHMAHLKHPIVGDPLYGGPLKLPKGASDELIAELRGFKRQALHAETLEFKHPLSGEPVRATAAVPADLQQLMASLRADAQAAAERTRR; this is encoded by the coding sequence ATGCCCCATACCCCCCCGGATCTGCCCGAGGACGCCGTCAGCGACGGCCCGCGCCAGGCGCGCGTCCCCGATCACGCCGCCGGCCGCCGCTTCGACGCGGTGCTGGCCGAACTGTTTCCCGAATACTCGCGTTCGCGCCTGGCCGAATGGATCAAATCCGGCGACGCCCTGCTCGACGGCGCCCCGGCGCGGCCGCGCGATGCGCTGCGCGGCGGCGAGATCGCCAGCCTGCACGCGGTGCTGGATACCCAGACCCACGCCCTGCCCGAGGACATCCCGCTGGAGGTGCTGTACGAGGACGACCAGGTCATCGTGCTGAACAAGCCGGCCGGGCTGGTGGTGCACCCGGGCGCCGGCAACCCCAGCGGCACCCTGGTCAACGCCTTGCTGTACCGCGACCCGGGGCTGTCGGCGCTGCCGCGCGCCGGCATCGTGCACCGCCTGGACAAGGACACCAGCGGCGCCATGGTGGTGGCGCGGACCCTGCAGGCGCATACCTCGCTGGTGGCGCAGCTGTCGGCGCGCGACGTGCACCGGCAGTACCTGGCGGTGGTGGTCGGGGCCCTGGTCTCCGGCGGCACCGCCAACGCGCCGATCGACCGCCACCCGCGCGACCGCCTGCGCATGGCGGTGCGCGAGGACGGCCGCGACGCGGTCACCCACTACCGGCTGCGCGAACGCTTCCGCGCCCACACGGCCCTGGAATGCCGCCTGGAAACCGGCCGCACCCACCAGATCCGCGTGCACATGGCGCACCTCAAGCACCCCATCGTCGGTGACCCGCTGTACGGCGGCCCGCTGAAGCTGCCCAAGGGCGCCAGCGACGAACTGATCGCCGAACTGCGCGGTTTCAAGCGCCAGGCGCTGCACGCCGAGACCCTGGAGTTCAAGCACCCGCTGAGCGGCGAGCCGGTCCGCGCCACCGCCGCGGTGCCGGCCGACCTGCAGCAGTTGATGGCCTCCCTGCGCGCGGATGCGCAGGCGGCGGCCGAGCGGACGCGGCGCTGA
- a CDS encoding outer membrane protein assembly factor BamD: MIRRSVPLSAHVRFIALLLVTLVVATGCHRQKKNPEEGMPVEQLYQKAHGQMETGNWAGAESSFKRLIAQYPYGNYTEQAMIESAYAQYKAGKHDDAVSTIDRFIRTYPTQRNIAYMYYLRGLSNSNRDTVFLRRVWSLDPSRRDLSTPQQAYADFNTVAERYPNSRYAADARARMIALRNVFAQHELDNALYYLRRDAWVSAASRATYLLETYPQSAYQNDAVAVLADAYTHLGNKTLAADARRVLELNDPQHPWLTGNWPKYPWMIRKLNPFAGEKSAATGQSNSQMQR; encoded by the coding sequence ATGATCCGACGCTCCGTCCCGCTGTCCGCGCACGTCCGTTTCATCGCCCTGCTGCTGGTCACGCTGGTCGTGGCGACGGGTTGCCACCGTCAGAAGAAGAACCCCGAAGAAGGCATGCCGGTGGAGCAGCTCTACCAGAAGGCGCACGGGCAGATGGAGACCGGCAACTGGGCCGGCGCCGAGAGCAGCTTCAAGCGGCTGATCGCGCAGTACCCGTACGGCAACTACACCGAGCAGGCGATGATCGAGAGCGCCTACGCCCAGTACAAGGCCGGCAAGCACGACGACGCGGTGTCGACCATCGACCGCTTCATCCGCACCTATCCGACCCAGCGCAACATCGCCTACATGTACTACCTGCGCGGGCTGTCCAACTCCAACCGCGACACGGTGTTCCTGCGCCGGGTGTGGTCGCTGGATCCCAGCCGCCGCGACCTGTCCACCCCGCAGCAGGCCTACGCCGACTTCAACACCGTCGCCGAGCGCTACCCGAACAGCCGCTACGCCGCCGACGCGCGCGCGCGCATGATCGCCCTGCGCAACGTGTTCGCCCAGCACGAGCTGGACAACGCGCTGTACTACCTGCGCCGCGACGCCTGGGTGTCGGCCGCCTCGCGCGCCACCTACCTGCTCGAGACCTACCCGCAGAGCGCCTACCAGAACGACGCGGTGGCGGTGCTGGCCGATGCCTACACCCACCTGGGCAACAAGACCCTGGCCGCCGACGCGCGCCGCGTGCTCGAACTCAACGATCCGCAGCATCCGTGGCTGACCGGCAACTGGCCGAAGTACCCGTGGATGATCCGCAAGCTCAACCCGTTCGCCGGCGAGAAGTCCGCCGCCACCGGACAATCGAATTCGCAGATGCAGCGCTGA
- a CDS encoding ATP-binding cassette domain-containing protein, translating into MFELHRVIRRYGDMLALDRVDLCIAPGRTTALIGPSGAGKSSVLRLLLGLEWPDGGEVRFQGEPLRRATLLAQRRRIGYVIQEGGLFPHLTARDNAALLARTLGWTRPRIAARLHELAELCRLPEALLARYPAELSGGQRQRVGLIRALLLDPPVLLLDEPLGALDPIVRHELQTQMRDLFALLGKTVVLVTHDVAEAAYLGDTLVLMRGGRVLQEGSARQLLEAPADPFVGQFLQAQRTLEDAR; encoded by the coding sequence ATGTTCGAACTGCATCGGGTCATCCGCCGCTACGGCGACATGCTGGCGCTGGACCGGGTCGATCTCTGCATCGCCCCCGGCCGCACCACCGCGTTGATCGGCCCCAGCGGCGCCGGCAAGTCCAGCGTGCTGCGCCTGCTGCTGGGGCTGGAATGGCCGGATGGCGGCGAGGTGCGCTTCCAGGGCGAACCGCTGCGCCGCGCCACCCTGCTGGCGCAGCGCCGGCGCATCGGCTACGTGATCCAGGAAGGCGGGCTGTTCCCGCACCTGACTGCACGCGACAACGCCGCCTTGCTGGCGCGCACGCTGGGCTGGACGCGACCGCGCATCGCCGCGCGCCTGCACGAGCTGGCCGAGCTGTGCCGGCTGCCGGAAGCGCTGCTGGCGCGTTACCCGGCCGAGCTGTCCGGCGGCCAGCGCCAACGCGTGGGGCTGATCCGCGCGCTGTTGCTGGATCCGCCGGTATTGCTGCTGGACGAACCGCTGGGCGCACTCGACCCGATCGTGCGCCACGAACTGCAGACGCAGATGCGCGACCTGTTCGCACTGCTCGGCAAGACCGTGGTGCTGGTGACTCACGACGTCGCCGAGGCCGCCTACCTGGGCGACACGCTGGTGTTGATGCGTGGCGGCCGCGTGCTGCAGGAAGGCAGCGCGCGCCAGTTGCTGGAGGCGCCGGCCGATCCGTTCGTCGGCCAGTTCCTGCAGGCGCAGCGCACCCTGGAGGATGCGCGATGA
- a CDS encoding glycine betaine ABC transporter substrate-binding protein: MTSLGAHWRAVALLAFGAAASLLSLPAAAADPKVVVGSKNFTEAVVLGEIAAGAGRQAGVEVEHRRQLGGTRILWRALEQGSIDAYAEYTGTLAAELLHMPGADDAALRQALAQRGLAMSAPLGFDNTYAFGMRRQRAQALGIVHLSDLAAHPTLKFGLSNEFVSRADGWPGVRDAYGLPQVPTGLDHDLAYRALDSGAIDLTDLYSTDAEIPAHDLLVLQDDRHYFPRYAAVFLYRADLAQRAPRFVQALQGLGGRIDAATMQRLNAEAKLDKRAESAIAAHWLGIAAPAEDGRLPRLLQRTREHLALVGLSLGLALLVALPLGILAAHRPRLGQAVLALTGVLQTLPSLAVFVFMIPLFGIGAKPAIAALFLYSLLPIVRNTHAGITGIARELRETAAALGLPPGTRLWRIELPLALRTILAGIKTAAVINVGTATLGALIGAGGYGQPILTGIRLDDLGLILEGAVPAALLALLVQGLFELLERVLTPRGLRLAARR; encoded by the coding sequence ATGACGTCGCTGGGCGCGCACTGGCGCGCGGTCGCGCTGCTCGCCTTCGGTGCAGCAGCCAGTCTGCTGAGCCTGCCGGCCGCCGCCGCCGACCCCAAGGTCGTGGTCGGCTCCAAGAACTTCACCGAAGCGGTGGTGCTGGGCGAGATCGCCGCCGGCGCCGGGCGCCAGGCCGGCGTCGAGGTCGAGCACCGGCGCCAACTCGGCGGCACCCGCATCCTGTGGCGCGCGCTGGAACAGGGTTCGATCGACGCCTATGCCGAGTACACCGGCACCCTGGCCGCCGAACTGCTGCACATGCCCGGCGCCGACGACGCCGCGCTGCGGCAGGCGCTGGCGCAGCGCGGCCTGGCGATGAGCGCGCCGCTGGGCTTCGACAACACCTATGCATTCGGCATGCGCCGGCAACGCGCGCAGGCGCTGGGCATCGTGCACCTGTCCGACCTGGCCGCGCATCCGACGCTGAAGTTCGGACTGAGCAACGAATTCGTCTCGCGCGCCGACGGCTGGCCCGGCGTGCGCGACGCCTACGGCCTGCCGCAGGTGCCCACCGGCCTGGACCACGACCTCGCCTACCGCGCGCTGGACAGCGGCGCGATCGACCTCACCGACCTGTACAGCACCGACGCCGAGATCCCCGCGCACGACCTGCTGGTGCTGCAGGACGACAGGCATTACTTCCCGCGCTACGCCGCGGTGTTCCTGTACCGCGCCGACCTGGCGCAGCGCGCGCCGCGCTTCGTGCAGGCGCTGCAGGGACTGGGCGGACGCATCGACGCGGCGACCATGCAGCGGCTCAACGCCGAAGCCAAGCTCGACAAGCGCGCCGAGAGCGCCATCGCCGCGCACTGGCTGGGCATCGCCGCGCCGGCCGAGGACGGCCGCTTGCCAAGGCTGCTGCAACGCACCCGCGAGCACTTGGCGCTGGTCGGGCTGTCGCTGGGCCTGGCCCTGCTGGTGGCGCTGCCGCTGGGCATCCTGGCCGCGCATCGGCCACGGCTCGGCCAGGCGGTGCTGGCCCTGACCGGCGTGCTGCAGACGCTGCCGTCGCTGGCGGTGTTCGTGTTCATGATCCCGTTGTTCGGTATCGGCGCCAAACCGGCGATCGCCGCGCTGTTCCTGTACAGCCTGCTGCCGATCGTGCGCAACACGCACGCCGGCATCACCGGCATTGCGCGCGAACTGCGCGAGACCGCCGCCGCGCTGGGCCTACCGCCGGGCACCCGGCTGTGGCGAATCGAACTGCCGCTGGCGCTGCGCACCATCCTCGCCGGCATCAAGACCGCGGCGGTGATCAACGTCGGTACCGCCACTCTGGGCGCGCTGATCGGCGCCGGCGGCTACGGCCAGCCGATCCTCACCGGCATCCGCCTGGACGACCTCGGCCTGATCCTGGAAGGCGCGGTGCCGGCCGCACTGCTGGCGTTGCTGGTGCAGGGCCTGTTCGAACTGCTGGAGCGGGTGCTGACGCCGCGCGGGTTGCGCCTGGCGGCGCGGCGGTGA
- a CDS encoding IS110 family transposase, translating to MSPVIGIDVAKRSFDAAIDLTNGKHRTKAKLSNDAKGFQALQAWLQTHAQPDSWIAMEATGTYHQALAEFLHARGYQVCVLNPAQTAAYARSQLSRVKTDRSDAKLIASYALRHREQLRRWHPDPPALKQLKALVRRRQDLQQMLQMERNRLDVAPAQVKDSIQVHLADLQHHIAQIEQAIDDHIDQDPTLRGQRELLVSIQGIADTSAALMLAELGDVRRFADAAAVTAFAGLNPCLQQSGDRKGHVCISRTGSPRLRAGLFMPALVAMTHNPIIRTLKQRLSERGKAGKQIVCAAMRKLLHLAYGVLKSGTAFDPKRGLAC from the coding sequence ATGTCTCCCGTCATCGGCATCGACGTCGCCAAACGCAGTTTCGATGCGGCCATCGATCTGACCAATGGCAAGCACCGTACCAAGGCCAAGTTGTCCAACGATGCCAAGGGCTTCCAGGCCCTGCAGGCATGGCTGCAGACGCATGCGCAGCCCGATAGCTGGATCGCCATGGAGGCCACCGGCACATATCACCAGGCGCTGGCCGAGTTCCTCCACGCACGAGGCTATCAGGTGTGCGTGCTCAACCCTGCGCAGACGGCCGCGTACGCACGCAGCCAGCTCAGCCGGGTCAAGACCGATCGCAGCGATGCCAAGCTGATCGCCAGTTATGCCCTGCGTCACCGCGAGCAGTTACGCCGTTGGCACCCTGATCCGCCGGCGCTCAAGCAGCTCAAAGCGCTGGTGCGCCGGCGCCAGGATCTGCAACAGATGCTGCAGATGGAGCGCAACCGGCTGGACGTCGCTCCGGCCCAGGTGAAGGACTCGATCCAGGTCCATTTGGCCGATCTGCAACACCACATCGCCCAGATCGAGCAGGCCATCGATGACCACATCGACCAGGATCCGACCTTGCGTGGGCAGCGCGAGCTGCTGGTGAGCATCCAGGGGATTGCCGACACCAGCGCGGCCTTGATGCTGGCCGAGCTTGGCGATGTGAGGCGCTTCGCCGATGCCGCGGCGGTGACCGCCTTCGCGGGCCTGAATCCGTGCCTGCAGCAGTCGGGCGACCGCAAAGGCCACGTCTGCATCTCGCGCACCGGCTCGCCCCGCCTGCGTGCGGGCCTGTTCATGCCGGCCCTGGTGGCCATGACCCACAACCCGATCATCCGGACGCTGAAACAGCGGCTGAGCGAACGCGGCAAAGCCGGCAAGCAGATCGTGTGCGCCGCCATGCGCAAGCTCCTGCACCTGGCCTACGGGGTTCTCAAATCGGGTACGGCGTTCGATCCGAAAAGGGGACTTGCCTGCTAG
- a CDS encoding aminotransferase class V-fold PLP-dependent enzyme encodes MSTIASRHAAGLASTGQLVDLDAAAEAFALPAGVRHLDTASKGPRLHRALAAGQATLADSVAPWTLSFDAWRGQIEDLRALAAATVFAGDSEGVAMVPSAAYGLAIAARQVPLAPGDAVLLLDGQFPSNLLAWQQRCAESGAHLAVVRRAPGQDWTDAVLATLDAQPRVRVATLPNAYWRDGGLLDLDRIAPRVHAAGAMLVLDLSQSLGVLPVRLDAWRPDFVVSVGHKWLLGPIGLAWLWASPHWRAHGVPFEQHWQARDPGGDWQFPAEAPPPYRSGARRFDAGGVADPLRLAMANAALQQVQQWQPARIAQRLGELGAAFDSELQALGAGDWIASGHAPHLYALRPPASTMPVLLPWLQHAQVICTHRHGALRIAPYLQLTAEAMRDLAREMVAVVRG; translated from the coding sequence ATGTCTACGATCGCCTCGCGCCACGCAGCCGGTCTGGCGTCCACCGGACAACTGGTCGACCTCGATGCCGCGGCGGAGGCGTTCGCCCTGCCGGCCGGAGTGCGCCACCTCGACACCGCCAGCAAGGGGCCGCGCCTGCACCGTGCGCTGGCCGCGGGGCAGGCGACGTTGGCCGACTCGGTCGCCCCATGGACGCTGTCCTTCGATGCCTGGCGCGGGCAGATCGAAGACCTGCGTGCGCTGGCGGCAGCCACCGTGTTCGCGGGCGACAGCGAAGGCGTGGCGATGGTGCCCTCGGCCGCCTACGGCCTGGCTATCGCGGCGCGGCAGGTGCCGTTGGCGCCCGGCGATGCGGTGCTGCTGCTCGATGGCCAGTTTCCGTCCAACCTGCTGGCGTGGCAGCAACGCTGCGCCGAGAGCGGTGCGCACCTGGCGGTGGTGCGGCGGGCGCCCGGACAGGACTGGACCGATGCGGTGCTGGCCACGCTCGACGCGCAGCCGCGCGTGCGTGTGGCGACATTGCCGAATGCGTATTGGCGCGACGGCGGTCTGCTGGATCTGGATCGGATCGCGCCGCGCGTGCATGCGGCCGGCGCAATGCTGGTGCTGGACCTGAGCCAGAGCCTGGGCGTGCTGCCGGTGCGGTTGGACGCCTGGCGGCCGGACTTCGTGGTCTCGGTCGGGCATAAATGGCTGCTCGGGCCGATCGGGCTGGCATGGTTGTGGGCCTCGCCGCACTGGCGCGCGCACGGCGTCCCGTTCGAGCAGCACTGGCAGGCGCGCGATCCGGGTGGCGACTGGCAGTTCCCGGCCGAAGCGCCGCCACCGTACCGTAGTGGCGCGCGCCGCTTCGATGCCGGCGGCGTGGCCGATCCGCTGCGCCTGGCGATGGCCAACGCGGCGCTGCAGCAGGTGCAGCAGTGGCAGCCGGCACGCATCGCGCAGCGGCTCGGTGAACTTGGCGCGGCGTTCGATTCGGAACTGCAGGCGCTGGGCGCGGGCGACTGGATCGCGTCGGGGCATGCGCCGCATCTGTATGCGCTGCGTCCGCCGGCGTCGACGATGCCGGTGTTGCTGCCATGGCTGCAACATGCGCAGGTCATCTGCACGCATCGCCACGGCGCGCTGCGCATCGCGCCGTACCTGCAGCTGACGGCGGAGGCGATGCGCGACCTGGCGCGCGAGATGGTGGCGGTGGTGCGTGGCTAA